A genomic window from Cucumis melo cultivar AY chromosome 8, USDA_Cmelo_AY_1.0, whole genome shotgun sequence includes:
- the LOC103484354 gene encoding 50S ribosomal protein HLP, mitochondrial isoform X2, translating to MAAAFASKFSRVSRSLLGGLGNNLSTSLTTSNETICSSFISQQQRTFIQMRTVLKVVDNSGAKKVMCIQSLKGKKGARLGDTIVASVKEAHPNGKVKKGKVVYGVVVRAAMQKGRCDGSEVKFDDNAVVLVDKQGQPIGTRVFGPVPHELRKKKHVKILTLAEHIA from the exons ATGGCTGCCGCTTTTGCTTCAAAGTTTTCCCGCG TCAGCCGTTCATTGTTGGGTGGACTTGGAAACAATTTGTCTACTTCATTGACCACATCAAATGAGACAATATGCAGCAGTTTCATCTCTCAG CAACAAAGAACTTTCATACAGATGAGGACTGTGCTAAAAGTAGTGGACAATTCGGGGGCAAAAAAAGTGATGTGCATACAATCGTTGAAGGGGAAGAAAGGAGCAAGACTAGGAGACACAATCGTAGCATCAGTGAAAGAAGCCCATCCTAATGGAAAAgtgaagaaaggaaaagttgTATATGGTGTAGTTGTGCGAGCTGCAATGCAAAAAGGCCGCTGTGATGGGAGTGAGGTCAAGTTTGATGATAATGCTGTAGTACTTGTAGACAAGCAAGGCCAGCCTATTGGGACGAGAGTGTTTGGTCCAGTTCCTCACGAACTCAGGAAGAAAAAGCACGTGAAGATTCTTACTTTAGCAGAGCACATCGCTTGA
- the LOC103484354 gene encoding 50S ribosomal protein HLP, mitochondrial isoform X1, producing the protein MAAAFASKFSRVSRSLLGGLGNNLSTSLTTSNETICSSFISQLQQQRTFIQMRTVLKVVDNSGAKKVMCIQSLKGKKGARLGDTIVASVKEAHPNGKVKKGKVVYGVVVRAAMQKGRCDGSEVKFDDNAVVLVDKQGQPIGTRVFGPVPHELRKKKHVKILTLAEHIA; encoded by the exons ATGGCTGCCGCTTTTGCTTCAAAGTTTTCCCGCG TCAGCCGTTCATTGTTGGGTGGACTTGGAAACAATTTGTCTACTTCATTGACCACATCAAATGAGACAATATGCAGCAGTTTCATCTCTCAG TTGCAGCAACAAAGAACTTTCATACAGATGAGGACTGTGCTAAAAGTAGTGGACAATTCGGGGGCAAAAAAAGTGATGTGCATACAATCGTTGAAGGGGAAGAAAGGAGCAAGACTAGGAGACACAATCGTAGCATCAGTGAAAGAAGCCCATCCTAATGGAAAAgtgaagaaaggaaaagttgTATATGGTGTAGTTGTGCGAGCTGCAATGCAAAAAGGCCGCTGTGATGGGAGTGAGGTCAAGTTTGATGATAATGCTGTAGTACTTGTAGACAAGCAAGGCCAGCCTATTGGGACGAGAGTGTTTGGTCCAGTTCCTCACGAACTCAGGAAGAAAAAGCACGTGAAGATTCTTACTTTAGCAGAGCACATCGCTTGA
- the LOC103484355 gene encoding transcription factor TCP2-like produces MEVVDNIQEQPRKFPRLANGRSSDSNEIGLKGAENVRRGDEKDKESKRDGGITGVGGGGVGGADDETNRLRGWHHSRIIRVSRASGGKDRHSKVWTSKGLRDRRVRLSVATAIQFYDLQDRLGFEQPSKAVEWLIKAAADAIKELPSLNASFPETPKQLSGEKFSVTDQPGTLDSVEQKQSQLHVSLSKSACSSNSETSKGSGLSLSRSEVRVNRLKARERAKERAQKEKEKEQDSSRITDHNLSSMTRNSSFTELLAGGAASVSTHRDAGVAAERQWQSSTVAMDYFSSGILEPSTSRTHHSSGFSDQMNLGTSLPQSMSSTPLFSSVSTGDSNAEQLHQFSFVHDGNIVPVATTQPGGGNDYSLNFTISSNLPGYYRGTLQSNSSLLPHLQRFSPVDGSNLPFLFGAATSAAPQLENHNHYQFSPAFDGRLQLCYGGGNRQSEQKGKGKD; encoded by the coding sequence ATGGAGGTGGTGGATAATATTCAAGAACAACCGCGTAAGTTTCCAAGGTTAGCAAATGGCAGAAGTAGTGACTCCAACGAGATAGGATTAAAAGGTGCTGAGAACGTTCGTCGGGGGGATGAAAAAGACAAAGAATCAAAAAGGGATGGGGGTATCACGGGAGTTGGCGGTGGAGGTGTTGGAGGAGCTGATGATGAAACTAATCGGCTTCGTGGGTGGCACCACTCCCGGATTATTAGGGTTTCACGAGCTTCCGGCGGGAAGGACAGGCATAGCAAGGTGTGGACTTCAAAGGGATTAAGAGACCGTAGGGTTCGGTTATCGGTAGCGACGGCGATTCAGTTCTACGATCTTCAAGATCGGTTGGGTTTTGAGCAACCAAGCAAGGCCGTCGAGTGGCTTATCAAAGCGGCCGCAGATGCAATAAAGGAGCTGCCTTCTTTGAATGCTTCTTTTCCAGAAACTCCGAAACAACTGAGTGGTGAAAAGTTTAGTGTCACTGATCAGCCCGGTACGTTAGACTCAGTCGAGCAGAAGCAAAGCCAATTACATGTTTCTTTGTCCAAATCTGCTTGCAGTAGTAACTCTGAAACCAGCAAGGGTTCAGGTTTGTCTCTTTCGCGATCTGAGGTTCGCGTGAACCGCCTCAAAGCTCGTGAAAGGGCCAAGGAGAGAGCgcaaaaggaaaaggaaaaagagcaAGACTCTTCTCGCATTACCGATCATAATCTCAGTTCCATGACCCGAAACTCATCTTTCACCGAGCTACTTGCTGGCGGTGCCGCATCCGTTTCAACTCATAGGGATGCAGGCGTGGCGGCAGAAAGGCAGTGGCAGTCGTCGACTGTTGCAATGGATTATTTCAGCTCGGGAATTCTTGAGCCATCTACTTCCAGAACTCACCATTCTTCGGGCTTTTCCGACCAAATGAATCTGGGAACTTCTTTGCCACAATCAATGTCAAGCACTCCTTTATTTAGTAGCGTCTCAACTGGAGACAGTAACGCAGAGCAGCTTCATCAGTTCTCATTTGTTCACGATGGCAATATAGTTCCCGTGGCCACAACTCAACCGGGTGGTGGCAACGACTACAGCCTCAATTTCACCATCTCTTCCAACCTTCCGGGTTATTATAGGGGGACCCTTCAGTCCAATTCATCTCTCTTGCCTCATCTCCAGAGGTTTTCTCCTGTCGACGGATCTAATTTACCTTTCCTCTTCGGAGCGGCAACCTCGGCTGCTCCACAACTGGAAAATCATAACCATTATCAGTTTTCACCTGCATTTGACGGCCGTTTGCAACTTTGCTATGGAGGCGGGAACCGGCAGTCGGAAcagaaaggaaaaggaaaggacTGA
- the LOC103484356 gene encoding F-box protein At5g46170-like, whose translation MSCSYLRPDPPARIFSIQDGVFAQTYSRCNYSDDHFDRLPDSLLLLIFNRIGDVKALGRCCAVSRRFHSIVSQVDNVVVRVDCVISDDDFSSASSASDKSRSGFSNLFRMVLGGIVKPLQALGQFLGPKRVTSSGLGSASSSLSTSSLAVGRDEDGESGQSGVTHHSPTQVLKNFNEIRFLRIELPSGELGIDDGILLKWRADFGSTLDNCVILGAASVIHVGSFNKHIQENGTEGFCSGNSPAADDSGSIPESFYTNGGLKLRVVWTISSLIAASARHYLLQPIIAEHKTLDNLVLTDADGQGMLCMNKDQLEELRVKPLSASTASKRTLVPALNMRLWYAPHLELPGGIILKGATLVAIRPSEQSMTKKEVSDGSWLSNAFEEPYGTAAKILVKRRTYCLEMNSF comes from the coding sequence ATGTCCTGTTCATATCTACGCCCCGATCCCCCCGCCAGAATATTCTCCATACAAGACGGGGTTTTTGCCCAGACCTACAGCCGTTGTAACTACTCTGATGATCACTTTGATCGTCTTCCTGACTCTCTTCTCCTGCTGATTTTCAATAGGATCGGCGATGTTAAGGCTCTTGGACGTTGCTGTGCTGTTTCTCGAAGATTCCACTCGATCGTCTCTCAGGTTGATAACGTTGTTGTCCGAGTTGATTGTGTGATTTCCGATGATGATTTCTCTTCGGCTTCTTCGGCTTCTGATAAATCCCGGAGTGGTTTTTCTAATCTGTTTCGTATGGTTCTTGGAGGCATTGTTAAGCCGCTTCAAGCGTTAGGTCAGTTTTTGGGGCCGAAAAGGGTGACTTCTTCTGGGTTGGGTTCGGCTTCGTCTTCTTTATCGACTTCTTCGCTTGCGGTTGGGAGGGATGAAGATGGGGAAAGTGGTCAAAGTGGTGTGACTCATCACTCGCCGACGCAAGTTCTAAAGAATTTTAATGAGATTCGGTTCCTTCGGATCGAGCTTCCTAGTGGTGAATTGGGTATTGACGATGGGATATTGTTGAAATGGCGAGCTGATTTTGGATCAACTTTGGATAACTGTGTGATCCTAGGTGCTGCGTCGGTGATTCACGTTGGATCCTTTAATAAGCACATTCAAGAGAATGGAACTGAAGGATTTTGCTCTGGAAATAGCCCAGCGGCTGACGACAGCGGGAGCATTCCCGAATCGTTTTACACTAATGGGGGACTAAAATTGAGAGTAGTTTGGACGATTAGCTCACTAATCGCGGCCTCGGCAAGACATTACTTACTGCAGCCGATAATTGCAGAGCATAAAACTCTGGATAATTTAGTTCTAACTGATGCAGATGGACAGGGGATGTTGTGTATGAACAAGGATCAACTTGAGGAGTTGAGAGTGAAGCCCTTGTCAGCTTCAACTGCGTCAAAGAGAACGCTTGTTCCAGCTCTGAATATGAGGCTTTGGTATGCGCCTCACTTGGAATTACCTGGTGGGATTATTCTGAAAGGTGCAACTCTTGTTGCAATTCGTCCAAGCGAGCAGTCAATGACAAAGAAAGAAGTTTCTGATGGGTCATGGCTTTCAAACGCTTTCGAGGAACCTTATGGAACCGCAGCAAAGATACTGGTGAAGAGGAGAACTTACTGTCTTGAGATGAATTCTTTCTGA